The following are encoded in a window of Panicum virgatum strain AP13 chromosome 5N, P.virgatum_v5, whole genome shotgun sequence genomic DNA:
- the LOC120674626 gene encoding uncharacterized protein LOC120674626, whose protein sequence is MPRAPAIPSGHAYLSVSTFRFGSVEIAATVTRDAAVADAWVRGLRASHPCGAPLVVGLDCKWNKQQRPGRGPAWMAPRAAVLQLCAGGGAGCLVLQLLYLGRVPEVLRAFLRDPRVRFVGVGVVGAAARLGADHGLVCAATVELAGPCDDYLGLAGGGGRLGLKEYAKEVLDLNVEKPDAVASSDWERRDLERGQIGCAVVDAYVSYRLGERVLLGR, encoded by the coding sequence ATGCCGAGGGCGCCGGCGATCCCGTCCGGCCACGCCTACCTCTCCGTCTCCACCTTCCGCTTCGGGTCCGTCGAGATCGCGGCCACCGTGACCCGCGACGCCGCGGTGGCGGACGCCTGGGTGCGGGGCCTCCGCGCCTCCCACCCGTGCGGCGCGCCCCTCGTGGTCGGCCTCGACTGCAAGTGGAACAAGCAGCAGCGGCCCGGCCGGGGCCCCGCGTGGATGGCCCCCCGGGCGGCCGTCCTCCAGCtctgcgcgggcggcggcgcaggctgcCTCGTCCTGCAGCTGCTCTACCTCGGCCGCGTCCCGGAGGTGCTCCGGGCGTTCCTCCGCGACCCGCGGGTGCGgttcgtcggcgtcggcgtcgtgggcgccgccgcgaggcTGGGCGCCGACCACGGGCTCGTGTGCGCCGCGACCGTGGAGCTGGCGGGCCCCTGCGACGACTACCTGGGCCTCGCGGGCGGGGGCGGCAGGCTGGGCCTCAAGGAGTACGCCAAGGAGGTGCTGGACCTCAACGTGGAGAAGCCCGACGCCGTCGCCTCGAGCGACTGGGAGCGGCGTGACCTGGAGCGCGGCCAGATCGGGTGCGCCGTCGTCGATGCCTACGTGTCCTACAGGCTGGGCGAGAGGGTCTTGTTGGGCCGCTGA
- the LOC120673729 gene encoding Werner Syndrome-like exonuclease yields MSMRFAMATSSQASSGPTTRLAVRFGSATIDTTVTRDAAAADEWVRAVRAAHPRGGGPLIVGLDCEWKPNYRSWTTSKVAILQLCAGARCLVLQLFYVDRVPASVRSLLADPGVWLVGIGVGEDAAKLAADYGLACAAPVDLESRCNDRLGRCAGGRRLGLKGFAREVLGLAMEKPRSVTMSNWEKHDLDEAQIRYACIDAYVSYKLGERVLTAN; encoded by the coding sequence ATGTCGATGCGCTTCGCCATGGCAACAAGTAGCCAAGCTTCCTCCGGGCCGACCACTCGCCTCGCCGTCCGCTTCGGCTCCGCCACGATCGACACCACGGTCACCcgcgacgccgcggccgccgacgaGTGGGTCCGCGCCGTGCGCGCCGCccacccgcgcggcggcggccccctcATCGTCGGCCTGGACTGCGAGTGGAAGCCCAACTACCGCAGCTGGACGACCTCCAAGGTGGCCATCCTCCAGCTCTGCGCCGGCGCGCGCTGCCTCGTCCTCCAGCTCTTCTACGTCGACCGCGTCCCGGCGTCCGTCAGGAGCCTCCTCGCCGACCCCGGCGTGTGGCTCGTCGGCATCGGCGTCGGCGAGGACGCCGCGAAGCTGGCCGCCGACTACGGCCTCGCGTGCGCCGCGCCGGTCGACCTCGAGTCCCGCTGCAACGACCGCCTCGGCCGCTGCGCCGGCGGGAGGAGGCTGGGGCTCAAGGGCTTCGCCAGGGAGGTGCTGGGCCTCGCCATGGAGAAGCCCCGCAGCGTGACCATGAGCAACTGGGAGAAGCATGACCTCGACGAGGCCCAGATCCGGTACGCGTGCATCGACGCGTACGTGTCCTACAAGCTGGGCGAGAGGGTCCTCACCGCCAACTAA